The following coding sequences are from one Saccopteryx bilineata isolate mSacBil1 chromosome 3, mSacBil1_pri_phased_curated, whole genome shotgun sequence window:
- the FAM110B gene encoding protein FAM110B, protein MPTETLQTGSMVKPVSPAGTFTSAVPLRILNKGPDYFRRQAEPNPKRLSAVERLEADKAKYVKSQEVINAKQEPVKPAVLAKPPVCPGAKRALGSPTLKVFGPNAKTESGVQRETLKLEILKNIINSSEGSSSGSGHKHSSRNWPPHRPDATDLHRHSFAESLKVYPTQGRGSPQESSSHVGRRLLEQTAESFLHVSHSSSDIRKVTSVKPLKAIACSSSAPPLPPKPKVAAMATMKSPEVDPVEPACGVSRRPSLQRSKSDLSDRYFRVDADVERFFNYCGLDPEELENLGMENFARANSDIISLNFRSASMISSDCEQSQDSNSDLRNDDSANDRVPYGISAIERNARIIKWLYSIKQARESQKVSHV, encoded by the coding sequence ATGCCCACGGAGACCCTACAGACAGGTAGCATGGTGAAGCCCGTCAGCCCCGCCGGCACCTTCACCTCGGCCGTGCCCCTGCGCATCCTCAACAAGGGGCCCGACTACTTTCGCAGGCAGGCCGAGCCCAACCCCAAAAGACTCAGCGCCGTGGAGAGGCTGGAGGCCGACAAGGCCAAGTATGTCAAGAGTCAGGAGGTCATCAACGCCAAGCAGGAGCCAGTGAAGCCGGCCGTGCTGGCCAAGCCCCCGGTGTGCCCCGGCGCCAAGCGCGCGCTGGGCAGCCCCACGCTCAAAGTGTTCGGGCCGAACGCCAAGACCGAGAGCGGCGTGCAGAGGGAGACGCTGAAGCTCGAGATCCTGAAGAACATCATCAACAGCTCTGAAGGCTCCAGCTCGGGTTCGGGCCACAAGCACAGCTCCCGAAACTGGCCGCCGCACAGGCCGGACGCCACCGACCTGCACCGACACTCCTTCGCCGAGTCCCTGAAGGTGTACCCGACGCAGGGCCGGGGCAGCCCGCAGGAGAGCAGCTCCCACGTGGGCAGGAGGCTGCTGGAGCAGACGGCCGAGTCCTTCCTGCACGTCTCCCACAGCTCCTCGGACATCCGCAAAGTGACCAGTGTGAAGCCCTTAAAAGCGATCGCCTGCAGTAGCTCCGCTCCGCCTCTGCCTCccaaacccaaggtcgctgccatGGCCACCATGAAGTCCCCTGAAGTCGACCCTGTGGAACCAGCTTGCGGAGTCAGCCGAAGACCCTCCCTCCAGCGGTCTAAGTCGGACTTGAGTGACAGATATTTCCGGGTGGACGCAGACGTGGAGAGGTTCTTTAACTACTGCGGACTGGACCCCGAAGAGCTGGAAAACCTTGGAATGGAAAACTTTGCAAGGGCTAATTCTGACATCATATCCCTCAACTTCCGCAGTGCAAGTATGATCAGCTCAGACTGTGAACAGTCTCAGGACAGTAACAGTGACcttagaaatgatgacagtgcCAATGACCGGGTGCCATATGGCATTTCTGCGATCGAAAGAAATGCTAGGATCATCAAGTGGTTATATAGCATCAAACAAGCTAGAGAATCACAGAAGGTCTCCCACGTGTAA